ATTCATTGAGCTTTTAGTCCATGGATTATTTATTTGGAGCATAACAGTTTCTTTTCAGGATTAGCTCTACCTAGGCAGTTCGTGAACAGATTCCTTGTAATGGACTGTTCACAGCTATTAGTTTATTATGCATGACTGATTCAAGGATAATACCACTGGCAAGAGAAAAAAGCCATCATACAACGTCATAGGAATCTAGTCACCATTTGAATCTAGTAAATGCTGCACAGCAGAAAATGACAGGATAGAATAGTTGAcgttttagaatttatttttctacagTTTAGGTTTGGCTTTGATAGCTGCTTCCCACTGCTTTTTCACTAGCGTGTATAGTCTCATAGCTGCCTGTGCATCCTGAATCTGGAAGACAATGAAACAAGCCGCAGGTTAAAGAAAGAAAGCAGTACGTTGCTGTAGGATCATTGTTAATGGTAGTCACATCCTCGCATCCATTTCATTTCCCAAAGAAAAGTAAACCTTTTTAATTTCACTTGATGTTTCTCTTGATGCTGAAATAATTCATGTAAGAGAACACTTAATTTAGCTGATGGGAAATTTCCATATGGTTAATGTTCATGAAAATAGGTGATTAATGCTATTGGTATGAAGCAGGTAAGGACGGTACAAGCTTTCCTCAGACTGGTATTGCACATTGATATGCTGAGTAAAGATTACCAAATCTCATGAGTACAGAGACGACAATGAGGTTATACTTCTAGGGTCCCAGAGCCTAAAGCCCAATGCACTGTTGATCCACCcataaatacattttccccaCGGGTTTACGTACTGAACAGTGCTCCGATGTCTGCACTTTCACATTCAGCAGTTTCTCACAAAGCAGTTTTAGAGATGGACGTCCACTCTAGAGGCAAAAACAAGAGAATCAGAGTTGTTACGCCAACAATGAAATTAAATAGCATCTCCTCCGTTGCATGAAGGACACAATTATTCAAGCTAAATCCTGCAGTAAGGTTTTAGTTTAAGAATACCCATTAAACCATAGTGTGTGTAAGTTTCTACAGATGAATTGGTGAGACAGATGTCATTTGTCAGGTTACTGAGAGATCTATTCAAACCTCCACTCTTGTAAATCCCTTCAGCATTATAAGAATGACATAGACAGTGATATCACTTACAGCAGCACATATGACTATAGCCTCATCAACCATGGCTTTTTTAAGCTTTtagcgagagagagaaaggaaaaactgggtgtcttgttttgaaatttaaaatattacctGTCACTTCAAAGATAAACCTTTGGATCTTGCGTGACAGATGTTTCCAGTCAGGAAGGTGAGCTAACAATATCACAAAATAGAAGAACCCAGTATTTTCTATATATAGATCCATATTATCTTATTTGACTTCCCAGAAAGATGATAGAAAGACCCACGTTCCTATTTTGAGTTCCAGGAAATGGGAAAGCCAATGAATTTGCTGTGCATGGGTATTACTGGTAATCTTGATTAGCAGTAAGTTACTTAGGACTTTACACATTCCAAACACTGTACaataggtttggcagaattcaatttttaaaaataatttttagtaataaaaatcaatgtttattttaagctttttaaaaatttgtatacatttaaattttcacagttgcaggagatTATGGgggatcagacaattatttaatggccatacatgttgagattcaaaaaagtgaaagctttataaccattaaaacacaaattgtcactatcacatgtcaaaatatacaaagtaaatacaggggagtcgcatcttacacgggggttaggttctaaagacAGCACGTAAGgcaaaaatcgcgtatagtcaaacgcTCAATGAGTGGAATGGCGGGTGGAATCGCCTGCACAACAGGTACAGTATtaatttgttatttttctcttttttgttttgttttgccgagCGCATATAGTTAAAAtcgcgtaagttaaatgcgcctatgatACGACTCCGCtgtatccttaaatcaaactctaaagttcttaaatagcatttttcttcctttgcttatctgtaaatttcagttattgatggaaatattttttcagtttgtctgTCCAGTGAAATCGAAGTTTACCGCTATTTACtgaaaaaatcaaatccttccaaacCTATGTCTAAATACATTAAACTAGCTAACTTTCATAAATGGCAATGCGTCACATACCCTCATTTTACATAAAGACGGTTAAAGcagagaggtgaagggacttgcccaagctcgTACAAAGAGTCAGTGGCAGATACAGGACTGGAGACTAAATGTGCAGGGGGGAATCATTCCTCTAGATCTTGTTGCCTTCCACTAGCACTAAATGTTAGTGAATCAAGATACTATTTTCTGCACATTTCTTACTTTGACTTCCTTTCTGAAAGGTTTGTATCTTTGTGTGTCCCGAATTTTCTTTTTAGGATGATCAAGAAACAGGatctgaaagaaaaatatttccattgtaaAGAATGCAGTAGCAGGATACTTCATACAGCGGAGTGCACCACTCCCATCGATTCAAAGGCGTTCACAACATGAACAAGTGCGATTGCCACAGTCAGAGCCCCAACCAATTTGCGTAACCTGGCTCAGATGGTGCCATCTTCGGGAGGTGCTGCCTGTGGAGCTTGTATGCCCCAGCACGGCATACTCCAGTCTGATGCAAGTAGCCGAGTGTCTCTGTATTAATGATGCCACTGGCCTCACTGAAGAACTTCACAgactgtgctttggccttccctAAATATGCAAATAACTTGAGCAACCTGCTGATTCCTAGACTAGAAGGAAATGTTAAAACTATATAAAATGTGCCATGAGTGCCCTAATGTCCATAAAGAGCAGATAAAAACAGGAGATCCtaaggtctcatctgaaagactcAGTCATTGGATAGCTGAATGATGCTGTACTTTAACCTACTCTGGAATGACAAAAGACTGAGTGGACCAGCTGCAATCTGAACCTATGGTTCCAGAGAGGGGAGGTGTTTTACCTGATGCTTCAGCTAACATTCTGGGGTGACAAGTCAGTCACTGAAGATGGGGGCTTCAAAGCAATAAATATCTAACCACGTACCTTTAAGTCATTGTGGACAGCATGCCCCACTAAAATCCTTCCTCTCAAGATGTCAGCCACCTCCTTCTGAACACTTTTAAACTCCGCTCCTAAAAATGCAACACATTCTCAGtaagagacaaaacaaaactcaAGTTTGAGACAGCATTAGGAAGTGGAGTATTTTATGTGGCAGGCACTTCCTTGGGACCCAAGGTATTGGAGAATGCAGAATTCTTGTACACAGTAATCCCCAGCTTGCTCATAACTACAGACTCGAAGATGGCAGAACAAGCACACACGCGAACAAAAATAGCAGTCAATCGAGAAACAGACTTCTGCTTATTGGCCTAAGATCACCCTTGCATTTTTGTAGGCAATAATTACAGAAGTTACACTACACTAGGGGCAATAATGATCACTCTGCAAGAAAGCGTCAAACGTATTTTGATTCATGATCTATTGTAGAGTTCCCTTTCATTTAGATATTTTAGGTTGTGCTGAGATTGcgattgtttgttttatttcctacACAAAAATAGAATTAAACAGGCCCAAAAATAGCTTAGCAGTAACTCAATCAGGgatgtttctgtggtgttcaACTGGATCCTCTCTCTTAAGGAATGTGCTAGGAAAGATCACTCACCTTTCTTTATGTCCTTGGGCCGTATGCCGCTAACAGCTGTCCTGTAATCGGTCACTTTTTCTGTAGGCTTGACATATTTGTCATAAATACACTTTCCAAATTGGTTCACCATAGATACACGAGCCAGGATGCTGTCTTCACCCTGGGGCCCCACTCCCACCATCTCACAGTCCATGGCTACAGCTTTTGTCAGCCTAAAAGAGGATACCAGAGTTAGAAAGCCTTTGCTGTGATCATATACTTCTAGATGTACAAGTTAGCCACCAGTTAAAACAAATGGGGCACTTAACATCTCAGAGTAGTTTCAGTCtgtttgcagactcaggaagacatcaGTTTACACTCTGTTTGTGTTTGGAAGCCACAAttggaagaaagagaaaatgtctgACACctctatatactgtatatacactTTACGTTAGAAATACAACCTACCCTGCAAAAGCCTTTTCTTTAACCAGCACCTGTTCCATAGATAGCGGTGATTTGCCTTCTTCAATTCCCATATTTCTTCTAGCAACTTTTGCTGCTTCAGGTCCGATTGCTGCTTCAATATCCTCTGGATCTACACCATCAAACCAGATGTCGGCCCTGCCAGGCAAAGATAAAATTACAATGTaacatggtttttaaaatgtactgtcTAAAAGGCCGGTTTATCTTTGACAGTTTGGCTAAGCCTGTTTATAAAAGCAAGGAGTCAACTAATTAGTATAAATCAGTGCCAACTAGTCCAACAATCAGATGCTGTAGACCACGTAGTTTTACTCAAATATCAGAGGACTTGGGTTAGTCTGTCCCATATGGCTAGCCTGGAAAGTGTGGAATTATTTTTACTGTAATCTTATATTGTGTTCCTCAGGGTACACGATATAAGATTAGAAGTATCTGTGTCAGACCTTCTGTCCAGCCACACAACCAATCTATTCCCCTGTCCATTCTGCCCCTTCAGCTACCAGTGATTTCTTAGTTCCCAGGTCTAAATCTGCTGGTCACCAGGTGCTCTTCCACCAGGCTTTTCCTCTCCTTCAGCATTTCAGTGGAGTTCTTTCAAGACTGcaggttttcttttttcattcatGTCCAGGGCCAAGATTTGTGGATTTCTTTTCCCTAAACCTTTTAGTTTATGATAACTTGGGATGTTTGTATGAACCGGCACCTCCAAAACAGGGCTATGGTACAGAAATCTGTCCGTTCaggtgggaagggaagagaaacatCTATACTGTAATAGATGAGATGCAGGTTTCATTTTCAACCCATGTCTCTTATTCCCTGGGTGGATAAAGTAGGAAGTGTTATTGAGGCAAAGCACTGGCAAAGTGCAAAATATCTTGCATTGCCAAATAGCTGCCTCCTCTGGTCATTAAGCAATGGTCCTAACACCCTTGAAGGCAGTGTACcttgccccccgccccatgtCTGTGCCCCTGATGCGGACAGGGGTAacggggctgaggctggggccacagctgagggcagggcaggagcagagctgggtttcgttccctccctgtccccatggGGGCTAGCCCGGGCTGCAGTCATGCCCCCCCCCATGTGGGGTGTGCGCCCCACTGTTTGGGACCCTCTGCTCTAAGGGGAACCATGTAGTGTCCATGAAGATAGCTGCAATAACTTACAGCCTGTACAGTAGGGAAGACATGACATTTTAAGGGGAGGTGGTATAAGGAACAAAGAGGGTCTTCCTCCTTTGAGGAAAAACACAGCGTTGCATCAAAATTAATCAACTGCAATTAGAATAGTTACAGCCACCTACATATGTAAACATGGGGCCTGAAATACTCACTCTGCTAGTGGCTGCTCCGTGTGCTCTTCAGCTTTCCTCCTCTTATGTTTTATGTCACCTTGTTCCTTCTCAACATtgccattttttcttttcttgtgctCCTTTCTGTTTCCCTTGCCATCACTCGAATTCTTGTCAGATGCAGTTCTCTCTGATTTCGGGATAGCCAAAGGAACACAAACTTTGGCAGGATCACTGTCCATCTTGTTTACAGATTTGAATTTTCCCATATTCCCACCTCCATTTATAGCTGGAATTCCTTTGACGTTTCCCTTTTTGATCGTGTGCTTCTTGGAATATGTTTGGGATACAGGAAGGGACTTATCCAAGCTGGTGGCCTTTTGTTTCAGCAGCTAATATGACCCAAAGAAACCCCACAGAATTTACTGTAGCATTAAACTTTGAAGTTTCCCACTCGACCCCACCCCAACCCACCAACACCGCATTTACATTCTCTCTTGTGAATTTACTACTCAATTTCCATGCATGTCCAACCCTGGAGTTGGAAGTTCTACATGTACCTACAATAAGGTACAAATGTAGGCAATAGTCATGCAAGATTCCCCCCATACTGAGCCTCACCATTTCAAGGGGTGAAAGAATAGTTCATTCTCCATGGTCCATTAAGTCACTGATCTCTCTGCTGACATTACTGAGAAAGGGGCCAATAAATGCCAACAATTTGAGTGATATGGACACCTATCTATTATTAAGAACTGGACAAGTTTTTCTTGTACAATGAAAACTCCAGTTTTCAGTCAATTTCAAATTGAATCTTTGAGTCTCCTTACACACTCCTCTTCCTCAATCATGCCTACAATAGGTTAATACTGATAACCGTACTATTATAATTCTCAAATCAGACCAGAAGGAAAGAGGCTATGAAACTTACTAGATCCCCATGGACCAAGGTATTTCAGATACTTATTTCCACTTCTGGATAATTCCGTAATTTGACTACTGAACCAGCAAAGCATTTTTTGTTTCAAGAGTTCACAGCAAACTTTATTTGCATAAAACATGCTGTGACCTCTTAGCCAAAACACTCCTCAACATGTCATGTCTTTATATACAGTACCTAAGTCTACAATTCAAAAGAAAGACAACACACTGAACTGACACCTGTGGGGATCTCAAACACTCAATCCCCCTTGCAGATTTTCACTAGAACGTAACTGTTTATGGGTTACCCCACTGGGGCATGGTACTAAACTCCTGGATGTCACTGACCTCTTGCAGGGTCTTCCAGTTAGAGGAGAACTCCTGAGGAGCTTTTGGGGGCAGCACTCCCACAACTTTGGtgtccttttgttttttctttccgaTCTGCTTGACTTTGTTTTTCCACAatactttcttcttgttgttccTGTGCTGTTTTTTTAGATTCTCAGGTTTAGTGGTGGGGATGCTTGTTGAAGCTTTTGACTCTCTGGTCTTTATTTTAGCCATTCTGTCATCAGAAATCAATCACACTTCGAAAGCAACAACCATTTCTGGCAATAAGATGCATAAATCATATGTTATagggatatatattttttaatttgtttgccaCACCAGCTAATGCTTATAAAAGGTATTGGTGAAATAAGCCTGGATGCAGGCagtctctgtttatccacagaagagACACAACATGGGCTTTGCACTTAGTCTGCAGGGAAGTCGGTGTATAATAAGGCGTTTACAGAAATACACAGCAAGTGACAGTTTGCTTTGCATTCACCTAGAGAGCAAAACCTTGATCACCACACACTCTGGATTTGAAATATGGTTTATGGGTGATCACTTCCCTGTGGTTTCCATACAGATAAGCCTTCTATGACACCTCTCCCTCACCCCATAGCCAGGGCTCGCCAGCCCCTGAGTACCACGCCAACCCCATCCACAGAGACCTGTCCCCCCCAGGGAGTGCCAGCCTCAGCCTGGCACCGCACCCCCAGCGAGTCCCACCCGGGAGTGGCAGCCCCGCCGCCCTGCAGACCCCGGCCACTCACTGCCCGCTCGCGCTGCAGCGCCGGGACCCCGGCCCACGTGCGCCTGCAGCGTCTTCACCTCCGCCCCTCGCCTCCCAGCGCCGCCCGGAAACCGCTCCGAACGGCCGCCGGCGGGAAACAcgcgccgcgccgcgccgggCCGGGGACACGGGGTGCAGAGCGCGCTGGGGAATGGGACTGGAGGCGCGGGGGGTCGGGCACGGCTGGGGGGATCACTGTTGGGGTGCACGGGGGGTTGGGAACTGCTGTGGAGGTGCCCGGGGGTTGTGGGGATCACTGTTGGGGTGCACCGGGGTTTGGGAACGGCTAATGGTGCACTGGAGGAGATGGGGACTGCTATGAGGAGTGCACCATGCTTTGGGGACTGCAGTGGGGGTGCACTGGAGCATATGGgctacttagggtgaccagatatcccgatttttaGGGagagtcccaatttttgggtcttttcttatataggcttctattagcTCCCACCCCCGTccatatttttcacatttgctgtctggtcaccctaggggcacTAGCATTAGGGTCCACTGGGATATGGGGACTGCTATGAGGAGtgcaccaggatttggggactgCAGTGGGGGTGCACTGGAGCATATGGGGCACGGGCAGTACCATGAGGGTGCACTGCAACATGGGGACTGCAGTGGGGCTGAGAATGTGTTTGAGGGGGGTcatctggtgtgtgtgggggtgcaattgagaggagcacagcaggatgaatatggggtgcaCAGAAGAGGGAAGATTAGCTGGGGGTTCAACCCAAAGAAGAGGGGTGTGGCATTAGGGACACAGCACTAGCTCCCCTGTAATATAATTGGCAGATAGCACAGACCCATTTTGCAGTGTTACTGCTCTTGGGAGTGTTTTGGGTAGGATGCACTTGGAAGTCCTGATAAACCTATACAACATGCTACCATTTTGGAAAAACATCATGTGACATCGAAATACCCGTTGGCCTGTAAAACTATATGTTAGTGTAATGATGTTTCACAaattccctccaccccaacaTGACTTGATGACTTGTAAACAGGGTCTTGCAAGCACCTGTGAAAATTATTGTTAAGCGTAGAAGTAGGCAGAATCATCCTGTGAAAATTGACATTTCCTCAGAAGTGTGTGTGGGTATGTGTCGGCCACccaacaaagaatataggccatacttacggGATGGGGAACTCTgtactgggaagcagtgactctgaaaaagatttaggggttgtggtggataatcactgaacatgagctctaAGTGCAACattatgcatccgatgaagtgggcattcacccacaaaagcttgtgctccaatacatctgttagtcttaaaggtgccacaggactctctgtagctaacacggctacccctctgattatgGCCAAAGATGCTAATACGAGCCTTGGATCCATAACatggaatcttgagtaggaatagagtggttattttacctctgcatggTATATCAGCAACGGCGCAACCATTACTGATATACCATATCCAGTTCCAATGTCCAAGTTCAGgaaagatattgataaattggagggttttcaaagaagagccatgagaatgattaaagaattagaaaacctgcctta
The sequence above is drawn from the Trachemys scripta elegans isolate TJP31775 chromosome 17, CAS_Tse_1.0, whole genome shotgun sequence genome and encodes:
- the REXO4 gene encoding RNA exonuclease 4, translating into MAKIKTRESKASTSIPTTKPENLKKQHRNNKKKVLWKNKVKQIGKKKQKDTKVVGVLPPKAPQEFSSNWKTLQELLKQKATSLDKSLPVSQTYSKKHTIKKGNVKGIPAINGGGNMGKFKSVNKMDSDPAKVCVPLAIPKSERTASDKNSSDGKGNRKEHKKRKNGNVEKEQGDIKHKRRKAEEHTEQPLAEADIWFDGVDPEDIEAAIGPEAAKVARRNMGIEEGKSPLSMEQVLVKEKAFAGLTKAVAMDCEMVGVGPQGEDSILARVSMVNQFGKCIYDKYVKPTEKVTDYRTAVSGIRPKDIKKGAEFKSVQKEVADILRGRILVGHAVHNDLKILFLDHPKKKIRDTQRYKPFRKEVKSGRPSLKLLCEKLLNVKVQTSEHCSIQDAQAAMRLYTLVKKQWEAAIKAKPKL